A DNA window from Streptomyces bacillaris contains the following coding sequences:
- a CDS encoding GntR family transcriptional regulator: protein MTVSGPEGKEADGRPLHERIAADLRDDIMSGALAPGDSLPSTAQLKERFGAANATVQKAVQRLKSEQLVVGRAGASVTVREHRQRTIRPAAYMAPSPWGEPYRWLTEAANSGAGAHSTLLDVTEAAPPADVAEALGLRPGGTAMLRHQLLSIDDEPAELVSSYYPLDIAEGTAITERRRIRGGTPTLLASLGHPPRLSVDRVSARVATQGQYRLLRLPGDLPVLRTLRVVFSDHDRPIEATVMVKAGHLYEVQYEFTPESG from the coding sequence ATGACGGTGAGCGGACCGGAAGGAAAAGAGGCGGACGGCCGCCCCCTGCACGAGCGGATCGCGGCCGATCTGCGGGACGACATCATGTCCGGGGCACTGGCTCCGGGGGACAGTCTTCCCTCCACCGCCCAGCTGAAGGAGAGGTTCGGCGCTGCGAACGCCACGGTCCAGAAGGCTGTGCAGCGCCTCAAGAGCGAGCAGTTGGTGGTTGGACGAGCGGGCGCGTCGGTGACCGTACGCGAACATCGCCAGCGCACGATACGGCCCGCCGCGTACATGGCACCGTCACCTTGGGGTGAGCCCTACCGCTGGCTGACCGAGGCGGCGAACTCAGGCGCAGGTGCCCACAGCACGCTGCTGGACGTCACCGAGGCGGCCCCTCCGGCGGATGTGGCCGAAGCGCTCGGGCTGCGGCCGGGCGGTACGGCCATGCTCCGCCACCAACTGTTGTCCATCGACGACGAACCCGCCGAACTCGTGTCGTCCTACTACCCGCTGGACATCGCCGAAGGCACCGCCATCACCGAGCGTCGCCGGATCCGGGGAGGCACGCCCACCCTCCTGGCCTCCCTGGGACACCCGCCCCGCCTCAGCGTGGACCGGGTCTCGGCGCGGGTCGCCACCCAGGGCCAGTACCGCCTCCTCCGCCTCCCCGGCGACCTGCCGGTCCTGCGCACCCTGCGCGTGGTGTTCAGCGACCACGACCGGCCCATCGAGGCCACGGTGATGGTCAAGGCGGGGCATCTGTACGAGGTGCAGTACGAGTTCACCCCGGAATCCGGCTGA
- a CDS encoding SurA N-terminal domain-containing protein, whose amino-acid sequence MHRRRRTALAVSAAALLAAPLLAACGNEAHPGAAAVVGGERIEVSAVQAQAADVRAAQESSPEAAQLVNKSGQLNRAKLHGMIFGRILDKAAEDAGVTVTRKEIQEARTASRAQAGGEEQLRAMMLQQRWVAPEQIDNDMRQEVLLPKLAKALGADLGTPAGQQVVGEALTKASKALDIDVNPRFGAWDDQKMQLGNYQAPWISQVTEFAPQDPQAGA is encoded by the coding sequence TTGCACCGCCGTCGTCGCACCGCGCTCGCCGTCTCCGCCGCCGCACTGCTCGCGGCCCCACTCCTGGCCGCCTGCGGCAACGAGGCCCACCCCGGGGCCGCGGCCGTCGTGGGGGGCGAGCGGATCGAGGTCTCGGCGGTCCAGGCCCAGGCGGCCGACGTCCGCGCCGCCCAGGAGAGTTCGCCCGAGGCGGCCCAGCTGGTCAACAAGTCGGGCCAGCTCAACCGGGCCAAGCTGCACGGGATGATCTTCGGCCGCATCCTGGACAAGGCCGCCGAGGACGCCGGGGTCACCGTCACCCGCAAGGAGATCCAGGAGGCCCGGACGGCGAGCCGAGCCCAGGCGGGCGGCGAGGAGCAGCTGCGGGCGATGATGCTCCAGCAGCGGTGGGTCGCCCCGGAGCAGATCGACAACGACATGCGCCAGGAGGTGCTGCTGCCGAAGCTCGCCAAGGCGCTCGGCGCGGACCTCGGCACCCCCGCCGGACAGCAGGTCGTCGGCGAGGCGCTGACCAAGGCGTCGAAGGCGCTGGACATCGACGTCAACCCGCGCTTCGGCGCCTGGGACGACCAGAAGATGCAGCTCGGCAACTACCAGGCGCCGTGGATCAGCCAGGTCACCGAGTTCGCCCCGCAGGACCCGCAGGCGGGCGCCTGA
- a CDS encoding MepB family protein, which yields MATNREYSSDLHPRPWWDTAPAHEDLIAAKALVYDPCGFTCSQPVPEAEGAAYAAHEFTLDGLFIRFRAAKTTPTKVGQFVTVWKRSPAGPIQPFDATDPVDLFVISTRDRHHFGQFVFPTDALRRHGVVSAGGSVGKRAFRVYPPWVTTTNRQAGSAQAWQLGFFLHLHEGGPVDLTRAQELYHPQVGAGTTTGPAGPAHDR from the coding sequence ATGGCGACGAACCGCGAGTACTCATCCGATCTCCACCCTAGACCGTGGTGGGACACCGCCCCTGCCCACGAAGATCTCATTGCGGCGAAGGCGCTCGTCTACGACCCCTGTGGATTCACCTGCTCGCAGCCAGTGCCCGAAGCCGAGGGTGCCGCTTACGCCGCCCACGAGTTCACACTTGACGGACTCTTCATCCGGTTCCGCGCAGCCAAGACGACCCCCACCAAGGTCGGCCAGTTCGTCACCGTCTGGAAGAGGTCCCCGGCCGGTCCTATCCAGCCCTTCGACGCCACGGACCCCGTCGACCTCTTTGTCATCAGCACCCGCGACCGTCACCACTTCGGCCAGTTCGTCTTCCCCACCGACGCGCTCCGTCGACACGGTGTCGTATCAGCAGGCGGTTCCGTTGGGAAACGGGCCTTCCGTGTCTACCCGCCCTGGGTGACCACCACCAACCGCCAGGCCGGCAGTGCGCAGGCGTGGCAGCTGGGCTTCTTCCTGCACCTGCACGAGGGCGGCCCGGTCGACCTGACCCGCGCTCAAGAGCTCTACCACCCGCAGGTCGGCGCTGGCACGACCACAGGACCGGCCGGCCCGGCACACGATCGCTGA
- a CDS encoding HNH endonuclease family protein yields the protein MTSPRTSRAVALSALGALTALALAGCGPDQRAGGIGSGASVDGFGVSPLGNPDGTGPGLAPIVSDGERAAARAVIEKVATKGRGPKTGYERSRFGPAWKDEVDGVPFARNGCDTRNDLLARDGQDIEHRSGSHCVVVAMKLKDPYTGESIDWRKRQADRVQIDHVVPLSYNWQLGAAHWSAAKRQRIANDPLNLLPVDGPANNAKGDSGPASWLPPYKPVRCSYAVRFAQVALKYELPVTAPDKRAMLAQCGG from the coding sequence GTGACATCTCCCCGTACGTCCCGGGCAGTGGCCTTGTCCGCCCTGGGCGCCCTCACCGCGCTCGCCCTGGCCGGGTGCGGCCCCGACCAGCGCGCGGGCGGGATCGGTAGTGGGGCGTCCGTCGACGGGTTCGGGGTCAGCCCGCTGGGGAATCCCGACGGTACGGGGCCGGGGCTCGCGCCCATCGTGTCGGACGGGGAGCGGGCCGCCGCGCGGGCGGTCATCGAGAAGGTCGCCACCAAGGGGCGCGGCCCGAAGACCGGGTACGAGCGGAGCAGGTTCGGCCCGGCGTGGAAGGACGAGGTCGACGGGGTCCCGTTCGCCCGGAACGGCTGTGACACCCGCAACGACCTCCTCGCCCGTGACGGCCAGGACATCGAGCACCGCTCGGGCTCCCACTGCGTCGTCGTCGCGATGAAGCTCAAGGACCCCTACACGGGCGAGTCCATCGACTGGCGCAAGCGGCAGGCGGACCGGGTGCAGATCGACCATGTGGTGCCGCTGTCGTACAACTGGCAGCTGGGCGCAGCCCATTGGAGTGCGGCCAAGCGGCAGCGGATCGCCAACGACCCGCTCAACCTCCTGCCGGTGGACGGCCCGGCCAACAACGCCAAGGGCGACTCCGGCCCGGCCTCCTGGCTGCCGCCGTACAAGCCGGTCCGCTGCTCGTACGCGGTGCGGTTCGCCCAGGTCGCGCTGAAGTACGAACTCCCCGTCACCGCGCCGGACAAGCGGGCCATGCTCGCCCAGTGCGGGGGATGA
- a CDS encoding GntR family transcriptional regulator, whose protein sequence is MGDGEMVGASTRYLAPSTPGDAWGAEAAAAGRRGTQKVVRAGEVAVPDRVADLLGVERGGQVVERRRIMYLDGEPCELTDTYYPVGIARGTGLAGTAKIRGGALALLAELGHVGTRAQEDVVARMPSESERAALSLKDGEPVLELTRLTLDATDRPIQADVMVMPPWGQRLRYQIRIG, encoded by the coding sequence ATGGGTGACGGCGAGATGGTCGGTGCGTCCACTCGCTACCTGGCGCCGTCCACCCCGGGCGATGCCTGGGGAGCCGAGGCGGCGGCAGCAGGGCGGCGGGGTACGCAGAAGGTGGTGCGCGCCGGTGAAGTGGCCGTCCCGGACCGGGTGGCCGACCTGCTCGGCGTGGAGCGGGGCGGGCAGGTCGTCGAGCGGCGCCGGATCATGTATCTCGACGGTGAGCCCTGCGAGTTGACCGACACCTACTACCCCGTGGGGATCGCCCGGGGCACAGGGCTGGCGGGCACGGCGAAGATCCGTGGCGGAGCCCTCGCCCTGCTTGCCGAACTCGGTCACGTCGGCACCCGGGCACAGGAGGATGTGGTGGCCCGCATGCCGTCCGAGAGTGAGCGGGCGGCCCTGTCGCTGAAGGACGGCGAGCCGGTCCTCGAATTGACCCGGCTCACCCTGGACGCGACCGACCGGCCGATCCAGGCCGACGTGATGGTCATGCCTCCCTGGGGTCAGAGACTGCGGTACCAGATCAGGATCGGATGA
- the mfd gene encoding transcription-repair coupling factor, which produces MSLHGLLDVVVTDPAIAEAVKAATDGHRSHVDLVGPPGARPFAVAALARQTGRTVLAVTATGREAEDLAAALRTLLPPDTVAEFPSWETLPHERLSPRSDTVGRRLAVLRRLAHPREDDPETGPVSVVVAPIRSVLQPQVKGLGELEPVSLTSGQSADLGEVVDALAAAAYARVELVEKRGEFAVRGGILDVFPPTEEHPLRVEFWGDDVEEIRYFKIADQRSLEVAAHGLWAPPCRELLLTDEVRERAAALAEEHPELGELLGKIAEGIAVEGMESLAPVLVDDMELLLDVLPKGSMALVCDPERVRTRAADLVATSQEFLTASWAASAGGGEAPIDVGAASLRSIADVRDRARELGMMWWSTSPFAAEDAELDEDTLKLSMHAPEAYRGDTARALADTKGWLAEGWRTVYVTEGQGLASRTVEVLGGEGIAARFVPDLAEIAPSVVHVSCGALDQGFVDPALKLAVLTETDLTGQRTATKDLGRMPARRRKTIDPLTLEAGDYIVHEQHGVGRYVEMVQRTVQGATREYLLVEYAPAKRGQPGDRLYIPTDQLEQVTKYVGGEAPTLHRLGGADWTKTKQRAKKAVKEIAADLIKLYSARMAAPGHSFAPDTPWQRELEDAFPYAETPDQLSTIAEVKEDMEKTVPMDRLICGDVGYGKTEIAVRAAFKAVQDGKQVAVLVPTTLLVQQHYGTFTERYSQFPVNVRALSRFQSETESKATLEGLKDGSVDLVIGTHRLFSSETKFKDLGLVIVDEEQRFGVEHKEQLKKLRANVDVLTMSATPIPRTLEMAVTGIREMSTITTPPEERHPVLTFVGPYEEKQIGAAIRRELLREGQAFYIHNRVESIDRAAARLREIVPEARIATAHGQMSEQALEQVVVDFWEKKFDVLVSTTIVESGIDISNANTLIVERGDNFGLSQLHQLRGRVGRGRDRGYAYFLYPPEKPLTETAHERLATIAQHTEMGAGMYVAMKDLEIRGAGNLLGGEQSGHIAGVGFDLYIRMVGEAVADYRAQMEGAVEEEPPLEVKIELPVDAHVPHDYAPGERLRLQAYRAIAQANSEDDIRAVREELTDRYGPLPEPVENLLLVAGLRMLARACGVGEIVLQGSNIRFAPVELRESQELRLKRLHPKTVIKPAAHQILVPRPTTGKIGGKPVVGRELLSWTGEFLATILGS; this is translated from the coding sequence ATGAGCCTGCACGGTCTGCTGGATGTCGTCGTGACGGACCCGGCGATCGCCGAGGCGGTCAAGGCCGCCACCGACGGCCACCGCTCGCATGTCGACCTGGTGGGTCCGCCCGGTGCCCGGCCCTTCGCCGTGGCCGCGCTGGCCCGGCAGACCGGCCGGACCGTGCTGGCCGTCACCGCGACCGGCCGGGAGGCCGAGGACCTGGCCGCCGCGCTGCGGACGCTGCTGCCGCCGGACACGGTGGCGGAGTTCCCGTCCTGGGAGACCCTGCCGCACGAGCGCCTCTCGCCGCGCTCGGACACCGTGGGCCGCCGCCTCGCCGTGCTGCGCAGGCTGGCGCACCCGCGCGAGGACGACCCGGAGACGGGCCCGGTCTCGGTGGTCGTGGCGCCGATCCGCTCCGTGCTCCAGCCGCAGGTCAAGGGGCTGGGGGAGCTGGAGCCGGTCTCGCTGACCAGCGGGCAGAGCGCGGACCTGGGCGAGGTGGTGGACGCGCTGGCGGCCGCCGCGTACGCGCGGGTGGAGCTGGTGGAGAAGCGGGGCGAGTTCGCCGTACGCGGCGGGATCCTGGACGTCTTCCCGCCGACCGAGGAGCACCCCCTTCGGGTGGAGTTCTGGGGCGACGACGTGGAGGAGATCCGGTACTTCAAGATCGCCGACCAGCGGTCCCTGGAGGTCGCCGCGCACGGACTGTGGGCGCCGCCCTGCCGTGAGCTGCTGCTGACCGACGAGGTACGGGAGCGGGCCGCCGCCCTCGCCGAGGAGCACCCGGAGCTGGGCGAGCTGCTGGGCAAGATCGCGGAGGGCATCGCGGTCGAGGGCATGGAGTCGCTGGCCCCGGTGCTGGTGGACGACATGGAGCTGCTGCTCGACGTGCTGCCGAAGGGTTCGATGGCGCTGGTCTGCGACCCGGAGCGGGTGCGGACGCGGGCGGCGGACCTGGTGGCGACGAGCCAGGAGTTCCTGACGGCGTCGTGGGCGGCGAGCGCGGGCGGCGGCGAGGCCCCGATCGATGTGGGCGCGGCCTCGCTGCGGAGCATCGCGGACGTCCGGGACCGGGCCCGTGAGCTGGGGATGATGTGGTGGTCGACCTCGCCCTTCGCGGCGGAGGACGCCGAGCTGGACGAGGACACCCTCAAGCTGTCGATGCACGCCCCGGAGGCGTACCGGGGCGACACCGCCCGCGCGCTGGCCGACACCAAGGGGTGGCTGGCCGAGGGCTGGCGCACGGTGTACGTGACGGAGGGCCAGGGGCTCGCCTCCCGTACGGTCGAGGTGCTCGGCGGCGAGGGCATCGCGGCCCGCTTCGTCCCGGACCTGGCCGAGATCGCCCCGTCCGTCGTCCACGTCTCCTGCGGCGCGCTCGACCAGGGGTTCGTGGACCCGGCGCTGAAGCTGGCGGTGCTCACCGAGACCGATCTGACCGGCCAGCGCACGGCCACCAAGGACCTGGGCCGGATGCCGGCCCGGCGGCGGAAGACGATCGACCCGCTGACGCTGGAGGCGGGCGACTACATCGTCCACGAGCAGCACGGTGTGGGCCGGTACGTGGAGATGGTGCAGCGGACGGTCCAGGGCGCGACCCGCGAATACCTGCTGGTCGAGTACGCCCCCGCCAAGCGCGGCCAGCCCGGGGACCGGCTCTACATCCCGACCGACCAGCTGGAGCAGGTCACCAAGTACGTGGGCGGCGAGGCCCCGACCCTGCACCGGCTCGGCGGCGCCGACTGGACCAAGACCAAGCAGCGGGCGAAGAAGGCGGTCAAGGAGATCGCCGCCGACCTGATCAAGCTGTACTCGGCCCGGATGGCGGCCCCCGGCCACTCCTTCGCCCCCGACACCCCGTGGCAGCGGGAGCTGGAGGACGCGTTCCCGTACGCGGAGACGCCCGACCAGCTCTCCACCATCGCGGAGGTCAAGGAGGACATGGAGAAGACGGTCCCGATGGACCGGCTGATCTGCGGTGACGTCGGGTACGGCAAGACGGAGATCGCGGTCCGGGCGGCGTTCAAGGCGGTCCAGGACGGCAAGCAGGTGGCGGTGCTCGTCCCCACCACGCTCCTGGTCCAGCAGCACTACGGCACGTTCACCGAGCGCTACTCCCAATTCCCGGTCAACGTCCGCGCGCTGAGCCGCTTCCAGTCGGAAACGGAATCCAAAGCGACCCTGGAGGGCCTGAAGGACGGCTCGGTCGACCTGGTCATCGGCACGCACCGCCTCTTCTCCTCCGAGACGAAGTTCAAGGACCTCGGCCTGGTCATCGTGGACGAGGAGCAGCGGTTCGGCGTCGAGCACAAGGAGCAGCTGAAGAAGCTCCGCGCCAACGTGGACGTCCTCACCATGTCCGCGACGCCCATCCCCCGTACGCTCGAAATGGCGGTCACCGGCATCCGCGAGATGTCCACGATCACCACCCCGCCGGAGGAGCGCCACCCGGTGCTCACGTTCGTCGGCCCGTACGAGGAGAAGCAGATCGGCGCGGCGATCCGCCGTGAACTCCTGCGCGAGGGCCAGGCGTTCTACATCCACAACCGGGTCGAGTCCATCGACCGGGCCGCCGCCCGGCTGCGCGAGATCGTCCCCGAGGCGCGGATCGCGACGGCCCACGGGCAGATGTCCGAACAGGCCCTGGAACAGGTGGTGGTGGACTTCTGGGAGAAGAAGTTCGACGTCCTGGTCTCCACCACGATCGTCGAGTCCGGCATCGACATCTCCAACGCCAACACCCTGATCGTGGAGCGCGGCGACAACTTCGGCCTCTCCCAACTCCACCAGCTGCGCGGTCGGGTGGGCCGGGGCCGGGACCGAGGCTACGCCTATTTCCTGTACCCCCCCGAGAAGCCCCTGACGGAGACCGCCCACGAGCGCTTGGCGACGATCGCCCAGCACACGGAGATGGGCGCGGGCATGTACGTGGCGATGAAGGACCTGGAGATCCGGGGCGCGGGCAACCTGCTGGGCGGCGAGCAGTCCGGCCACATCGCGGGCGTCGGCTTCGACCTGTACATCCGCATGGTGGGCGAGGCGGTCGCCGACTACCGGGCCCAGATGGAGGGCGCGGTGGAGGAGGAGCCCCCGCTGGAGGTCAAGATCGAGCTCCCGGTCGACGCGCACGTCCCGCACGACTACGCCCCCGGCGAGCGCCTCCGCCTCCAGGCGTACCGCGCGATCGCCCAGGCCAACTCGGAGGACGACATCCGGGCGGTCCGCGAGGAACTCACCGACCGCTACGGCCCGTTGCCCGAACCGGTCGAGAACCTCCTCCTGGTCGCCGGCCTCCGCATGCTCGCCCGGGCCTGCGGAGTGGGCGAGATCGTCCTCCAGGGCTCCAACATCCGCTTCGCCCCCGTGGAGTTGCGCGAGTCCCAGGAACTCCGCCTCAAGCGCCTCCACCCCAAGACGGTCATCAAGCCCGCCGCCCACCAGATCCTGGTCCCCCGCCCGACCACGGGCAAGATCGGCGGCAAGCCGGTGGTGGGCCGCGAACTGCTGTCGTGGACGGGCGAGTTCCTGGCGACGATCCTGGGGTCGTAG
- a CDS encoding nucleoside triphosphate pyrophosphohydrolase: MNAEAPGTPDTPSAADTPGRIVLLTASHRVAPGLLSWPAWQTLHAADRVLCADPDHPQLPYLREAGVHVEHAAPSADELVDACAGDRTVVVLTGGEGDQPLTDGLARLGGSGRVAMPDLELLPGSYDLPGARLLDLVQVMDRIRRVCPWTSQRTHRGLAKYAIEEAYELVEAIEDGDRTELREELGDVLLQVVFHARIAEEDPEEPFDVDDVAGGLVEKLIHRHPHVFGDETAETPEDVHAHWLRTKAIEKQRTSVTEGIPLGQPGLALAAKLGSRVRTAGLDVPLPTGDTIGYELLALAVAAEANGTDPEAALRAAARVYRDAIVAAEGGEG, from the coding sequence GTGAACGCTGAAGCCCCCGGCACTCCCGACACCCCCAGCGCGGCCGACACCCCCGGCCGTATCGTCCTGCTCACTGCCAGCCACCGGGTCGCGCCCGGCCTGCTCTCCTGGCCCGCCTGGCAGACGCTCCACGCCGCCGACCGGGTCCTGTGCGCCGACCCGGACCACCCGCAACTGCCCTACCTCCGCGAGGCGGGCGTCCACGTCGAGCACGCGGCCCCGTCGGCCGACGAACTGGTGGACGCCTGCGCGGGCGACCGTACGGTGGTGGTCCTGACCGGCGGCGAGGGGGACCAGCCCCTCACCGACGGCCTGGCCCGGCTCGGCGGCTCGGGCCGGGTGGCCATGCCGGACCTGGAGCTGCTCCCCGGCTCGTACGACCTCCCCGGCGCCCGCCTCCTGGACCTGGTCCAGGTCATGGACCGGATCCGCCGCGTATGCCCGTGGACCTCGCAGCGGACGCACCGGGGCCTCGCGAAGTACGCCATCGAGGAGGCGTACGAACTGGTCGAGGCGATCGAGGACGGCGACCGGACCGAGTTGCGCGAGGAACTGGGAGACGTACTCCTCCAGGTCGTCTTCCACGCGCGCATCGCGGAGGAGGACCCCGAGGAGCCCTTCGACGTGGACGACGTGGCGGGCGGCCTCGTCGAGAAGCTGATCCACCGCCACCCGCACGTCTTCGGCGACGAGACCGCCGAGACCCCGGAGGACGTCCACGCGCACTGGCTCCGCACCAAGGCCATCGAGAAGCAGCGCACCTCGGTCACCGAGGGCATCCCCCTCGGCCAGCCCGGCCTGGCCCTCGCCGCCAAGCTCGGCAGCCGCGTCCGCACGGCCGGCCTCGACGTCCCCCTCCCCACCGGCGACACCATCGGCTACGAACTCCTCGCCCTCGCCGTGGCCGCCGAGGCGAACGGCACCGACCCGGAAGCCGCCCTCCGCGCGGCGGCCCGGGTCTACCGGGATGCGATCGTGGCGGCGGAGGGCGGGGAGGGTTAG
- a CDS encoding ATP-binding protein, translating into MSLSQLRLFPRRRTSVRASRDFVVAAPMKWQLTALADDIQLCVSELATNALLHGVPPGREFAVRLDLTDDFVRLEVRDSGDGRPVIQDADEGSYSGRGLFLVRELASDFGVDHHPVGKTVWAAFKRPAAP; encoded by the coding sequence GTGTCTCTGTCGCAGTTACGGCTCTTTCCCCGACGGCGCACCTCTGTCCGCGCCTCCCGCGATTTCGTCGTCGCCGCCCCGATGAAGTGGCAGCTCACCGCCCTGGCCGACGACATACAGCTCTGCGTCTCCGAGCTCGCCACCAACGCCCTGCTCCACGGTGTCCCGCCGGGACGGGAATTCGCCGTACGTCTCGACCTGACGGACGACTTCGTACGGCTGGAGGTCCGCGACAGCGGCGACGGCCGGCCGGTGATCCAGGATGCCGACGAGGGCAGTTACTCGGGGCGAGGCCTGTTCCTCGTCAGGGAACTCGCCTCGGACTTCGGCGTTGACCACCACCCCGTGGGCAAGACGGTCTGGGCCGCGTTCAAGCGGCCGGCAGCGCCCTAG
- a CDS encoding N-acetyltransferase, whose product MEDLHITTLAERPELAEALDRMPDTWPEFVLEDVVGWANFPRIAVEFPEFVLVATGPDGSVVARAYSVPFELNAPGRGKLPVGGWDRVLLWAFSDLRRGRTPDTVSAIEITVATGHQGKGISGRMLAAMRENAGRHGFGEVVAPVRPSGKHLRPALPMEEYARLTRPEDGLPEDPWLRVHVRAGGVVDSVAPVSMTVSGTLEQWRAWTGLAFDTEGPVEVPGALVPVHCSPAHGYAVYTEPNVWVRHRV is encoded by the coding sequence ATGGAAGACCTGCACATCACCACGCTCGCCGAACGCCCCGAACTCGCGGAGGCGCTCGACCGGATGCCCGACACCTGGCCGGAGTTCGTCCTGGAGGACGTCGTCGGCTGGGCCAACTTCCCCCGGATCGCCGTCGAGTTCCCGGAGTTCGTCCTGGTCGCCACCGGCCCGGACGGCAGCGTGGTCGCCCGCGCCTACAGCGTTCCCTTCGAGCTGAACGCCCCCGGACGCGGGAAGCTCCCCGTCGGCGGCTGGGACCGGGTGCTGCTGTGGGCCTTCTCGGACCTGCGGCGAGGACGGACCCCCGACACCGTCAGCGCGATCGAGATCACCGTGGCCACCGGTCACCAGGGCAAGGGCATCTCCGGCCGGATGCTGGCCGCGATGCGGGAGAACGCGGGGCGGCACGGCTTCGGTGAGGTCGTCGCCCCGGTCCGGCCGAGCGGCAAGCACCTGCGGCCCGCGCTGCCGATGGAGGAGTACGCCCGGCTCACCCGCCCCGAGGACGGGCTCCCCGAGGACCCGTGGCTGCGGGTCCACGTCCGGGCGGGCGGGGTCGTCGACTCGGTGGCCCCGGTGTCGATGACGGTGAGCGGGACGCTGGAGCAGTGGCGCGCGTGGACCGGGCTGGCGTTCGACACCGAGGGCCCGGTGGAGGTGCCGGGCGCGCTGGTGCCGGTGCACTGCTCGCCCGCGCACGGGTACGCGGTCTACACGGAGCCCAATGTGTGGGTACGGCACCGGGTGTGA